Genomic window (Vitis riparia cultivar Riparia Gloire de Montpellier isolate 1030 chromosome 4, EGFV_Vit.rip_1.0, whole genome shotgun sequence):
CTAAGTTCAAGCTTATTGCCAAGAGTTTAAAAATCTTTAGAGATAAATCCCTCATGGCTTCACAGAATCTTTGGAAAACCCACCTGTAcaaaatgcaaaataaattatgataagtcacttttaagtttaatatatatatatatatatatagataggtATAAAAATGTCGACTCGTGCATGTGATATTGTATTCTTACCCTGTCTCCTCAAAATCTTCACCTACCACATTTTTGAAGTAATCAGCTACTTCAGAGTCAGTATCACCCTTAAAATGGTATTCAAAAGTGAGCATCTCCTTCCATGTCAACTTAGCTGCAAACCGATCAGAATGGGCACCACAGTATCCGCATAACTCATCAACCTTCTTATGCATGCTGAGCTTCCTGCTCATGGGTAGATTGAAGTAAGGATCCAATCCAACCTCTGTAGCATGGAGAATATCTGGGTTAACCCCATGGTTGATAACTTGGAAGAAGCCGTGGGTTACGCAAGCTTGTCGAACAAGCTCGGCAGCATGGGCAGTGGCAACCTCATCACCTTTCAAGAATCCCTCCATGTCTACCAAGGGTTCATTAAGCTCTTCCTTGGCCTCAACTAAATCTTCATTTGGCCAAATGAACTGTTTGGGAAGCTCTTGTTTTGCCATCTTCTTTGggtcaaaaactaaaaatccaACGTCATGCTTCTCCTCCGATGGGGGAGCCATTACAACAGTTGAGGTTCTTGATGCCATTGATTATAAGAAACTGCTAATGGGATACCGATAAATAGAATTAAAGCTACAAAACaggataacaaaataaaatgaatgcaAGGAGAATGCGGTTGGTTGGTTTAATTCAATAGCAGTTATCATAACTTTGGTCTGagtgatttaaaaacagtttttttaaaaataaaaaataaaaaattatttttaaaaatttataacaatgtttaattgaaaataatttttatagaataagtAAGAGTTGttttcttaaacttgtttttaaaaaattgtttttaagttaaagaaagaaaaaacagtttttaaaaatgagctcataatttttgtattatatttaagaagaaaaagtaTGGATCAACCGtttcttcaaaaacataaaTTGTATCTAgacaaactttcaaaaattatatttgtcctttaatatatatatatatatataacacatttgtattatcattaaataaaaacgagaagaaagtaaaaattaaataataccttttaattagaaatatcatatcttttattaaaaataaaaacaagaaaaagggaaatgtCTTTATCACACTTTTACCATGAATGACATCTGTAATGTCATTTAGAATCCGTTTAGTAGTGATTATAAAAAGCACctcaaacatttttaacacttaaaattttttatcaaaaaaagttgtcttttatattaaaaatattttttttttaatctaaaaaaactatcaaacgAGCTCTTAATCATATAAGAAAGACATAAAATTACATGTTACTGAAATCACAAGATAAAAATGTTGAAACACCAAcaaacaaaatggaaaataaaatttagtcaCTAGTCATGAGCTAAACTCtagaaatcaaaaaataataacattaataGATAATCTAACTATTCAAAGAAATCACCTTCTCAGAGTATATCAACCTTCTCTTGCTTTGCAGCCGTTCCAATGGGTTTCAGCTATTTATACACCTCCTTACGCACCGAAGTTggaaaaataaaccaaaagaagtgaagaaattaaaaatacatcCTTATGCACCAAAGGggaaaaataaaccaaaagaagtaaagaaattaaaaatacctCCTTATGCACCAAAGTTggaaaaataaaccaaaaaaattaaaaaattaaaaataaagaaatgatcatTAGGCTATTCTTTAATGGGCATACAGAATTAAAGAGACagaaaataatatcttttaggaGTGGGGATAATTATTGAAAAGGCATATTTCCTTTTAAAGTGGGAAatgttgaaggaaaaaaaattattttcaccgtttccttattataaaaattttaaataattctcattATCTTATGAcaaccaaataagaaaattaaggttattgctcttttttctttattaaatatggTTTTTAAGGTAATGAGATGAGTAGGATcctatacatacatatatatagaagTATGAGTTATCCTAAATTATcatctcaaacctaaaaggtaatttaaaatttaatttttttaatactaataatcatcttaaatgataatttaatttttttcatttaattagaGTTTAAATTACTTAATGTAACCAAAGTCATTCATAAAATTACCATCATAAATCTAAaaagtaattcaaaatttaatcttttccatACTAATAGTCaacttaaatgaaaatttaatattttcataacttaATGGAAATTTGTATGTTCATAACTTCAATCATGAAACTGCACTCAAGAaactataaagaaaaatgttaatatttgtGGGAAACCTCTTAACCAttgattttggtttatttataatatgCATGGAGAGAAGTTTGATTATGGTAGGAGATCATTGCAgagtttttttccatttcagaTTTAGAATTGAGATGAAGGATACTTAGGATTTGTTTAGAACTCTCCCACAAATCAACTTAAATAGGTGTTAGAAAAAAATAggttaatccaacctatggtgaTCACCCTAGAGGGAAggggaaggggggggggggggggtggttgaataaggtgatggtttttttttttgaaaatttaaactatgtgaatatAAGAGACAAATATATCCAAGTATATAatgaaacaatataaagacaattgcaaacaccagattttatagtggttcgatgCAACTTGACCTACATCCACTTTCCtttagcttcaatcccaagcttgaggttccactaattcaaagCTTCCAaatcaagccttcaagcaatacaattagATTATGGTTTCAATCTGCACCCTCTCGGACTTTTGGCTCAAAATACCTTTTACATTTCTCTGATACCCCaaacttgagaatccctaagtgagacctcacacttagattcttcctctcaaagatatacaaataatttcacaaaatcctagtacaaaactttaggttcaaatgatacaaaaaaactaggattgaatgatgcactaattatatgcaagtttttttaacaatggtgcactcaaaaacactcttccaaagctcaaatatatttaagaaatgtttgggaaggttaaactcATAAACAATGaagaattggagtttttttatagaggaaaaaaactaaactagtcattgggggttcgaccggtcgagttgggggtcgatcggttgactagccgttagcatttatgcttggcaggtgaccgttggaccttGACTGGACCTCGACCAGTTGAAGTgtgggtcgaccggttcctcatccggttgaacaaccattttggaaaaaaaagagtattttGCATCCCTTGACCGTTTaagttgggggtcgaccggttactgttcacaCCATTGACCGGTTGAACTAGGGGTCGACCTACTCCTAGACCGGTTGGGTTGGGgatcgaccggttcctcatctggttgagccgtttttggctcaaccaccaactttttcaacttaaaaccttttaaacaagtttgaaaaacatttgacacaaggttttagttaaaaacatgaaatcatccaattttaaaatatttaaaaaaataactcttggatgattttggtacataagtaaagaatgcaatacatgaaaatcctagtgcaccaacaaccttacaaagagatcttatgaagtttgggtcttgaaaaacacttctctttgaggtggtcttcttcttcatgatttctcattggcttgatttgtctttgtgattgccactttggaaatcgtcttgcctaattaCACTTGAAATGTAattattagttctaaaccttgttttgttatcatcaaaatcgattaaccaaaccttggtttcacaatagGAATTCAACCTTTTCATTTAGTTAAATTAATATTCTCATTCTTTTGTGGCcaaccaaataagaaaattaagattgctattttttctttatcaaataTGGTTTTTAAGGTAATGAGATGGGTAGGAtcctatatatacatatatatagaagTATGAGTTATCCTAAATTATcatctcaaacctaaaaggtaatttaaaatttaatctttttaatactaataatcatcttaaatgataatttaatcttttcatttaattaGAGTTTTAATTACTTAATGTAACCAAAGTCATTCATAAAATTACCATCATAAATCTAAaaagtaattcaaaatttaatctttttcaacttaaatgaaaatttaatcttttcataaCTTAATGGAAATTTGTATGTTCATAACTTCAATCATGAAACTGCACTCAAGAaactataaag
Coding sequences:
- the LOC117912522 gene encoding gibberellin 20 oxidase 3-like, which translates into the protein MASRTSTVVMAPPSEEKHDVGFLVFDPKKMAKQELPKQFIWPNEDLVEAKEELNEPLVDMEGFLKGDEVATAHAAELVRQACVTHGFFQVINHGVNPDILHATEVGLDPYFNLPMSRKLSMHKKVDELCGYCGAHSDRFAAKLTWKEMLTFEYHFKGDTDSEVADYFKNVVGEDFEETGWVFQRFCEAMRDLSLKIFKLLAISLNLEDTSYCEKFFEDGFAVLRCNYYPVCPESGLTFGTGPHCDPTSLTILHQDQVGGLEVFSNEKWYYVKPQPGALVINIGDTLMALTNGIYKSCLHRAAAKNDRDRISFAYFISPRQDKLVSPIKDLIAREGSKKYPDFKWEQLLDFTQVHDRTDDTTIKRFVEFLESSETK